The genome window AAGCTTCTTTTTGATTTTCTTTAATACTTATTTTAGCAATCGTCATATTCAACATTCCTGGTATGATTATACCGCCTATTGAAATTACTAACCCTAAAAAGATTGCTAAAACATATATCATAATTTGATTTTTTTCAAAAATAAGAAACTATATTAACTTGAAATGTAAGCTATGTTACTTAATTCTGAATTGAATATAAGTAATTGGTTTATTTACTTCTAAATATTGACTTTCATAAAATGTTTGAATTCCGGTAACTTCTGCAGGCGCTCCTTCATTTTTATAAATATTATGGTTTGCATAAATTACTTCATGTCCTTCACCATGTAACAAACCTAAAGTATAACCGTGCATAAATTCGCTATCCGTTTTTAAATGCATCAATCCATTAGGCTTTAATATTTTTTTATAACGATTCAAAAAGTCAGAATTGGTCATTCTGTGTTTTGTACGTTTATATTTAATTTGTGGATCTGGGAAAGTAATCCAAATTTCATCTACCTCATTAGCTTCAAAACAATGCTCAATTAATTCGATTTGTGTTCTTAAAAACGCAACATTATTCAAACCGTTTTCCACGGCTGTTTTCGCTCCACGCCAAAATCTAGCTCCTTTAATATCTATTCCGATAAAGTTTTTCTCTGGAAATCGCTCTGCTAAACCAACAGAATATTCTCCTTTACCACAACCTAATTCAAGTACAATTGGATTATCGTTCTTAAAAAAGTCTGTTCTCCATTTTCCTTTTAACGGAAGACTGTCTGAAACAACTTCTTCTCTTGTTGGTTGAAAAACATTAACAAACGTTTCGTTTTCTTTAAATCTCTTTAATTTATTCTTACTTCCCACTTCTAAATAATTTTGGGCAAAATTAAGGAAATAATTAGCAACATAAATAAACTTTTAATAATGTTTCAATAACCTTAACATTAGATGTATTCTCTTTTTTTGCATAAAGTTTTTATTTTGAAAAAAAGAAAAGTAGAAATTGTTGTAATTTCAGATGTTCATCTTGGAACATATGGTTGTCATGCTAAGGAATTATTAGCTTATTTATCTTCTGTAAAACCAAAAATTCTTGTCTTAAACGGCGATATCATTGATATTTGGCAATTCAGAAAGTCATATTTCCCATCAAAACACTTAGAAGTCATTAAGAAAATTATATCGATGAGTACTAAGGGAACTAAAGTGTATTATCTTACTGGAAATCATGATGAGTTTTTACGAAAATTTACCGATTTACACATGGGTAACATTAGTTTAATTGACAAACTTGTGTTAGAATTTGATCATAAAAAAGCATGGATTTTTCATGGTGATGTATTTGATTCTTCAATTACACAAGCAAAATGGTTAGCAAAATTAGGAGGTTGGGGATACGATATTTTAATCCTTATTAATCGTTTCATTAATTGGGTATTAGCAAGATTGAACAAAGAACCTTACTCGTTTTCAAAAAAAATAAAAAACAATGTAAAATCTGCTGTTAAATTTATCACTAACTTTGAAAATGTTTGCGTTGAGTTAGCTATCGAAAATAAGTATGATTATGTAATTTGCGGTCATATTCATGAACCAAAAATTGAGTTTATGGAAAATGAAAAAGGAGAAGTTTTCTATTTAAATTCTGGCGATTGGATTGAAAATTTAACCGCTCTTGAATACAATAAAAAGAAATGGAAATTATACAAACACGATAGAAGCTTGAGCACTGATGATGATAATGAGTACAATTTTGATGATGAAAACAAGCTTGCAGAGCAATTTATTACAGCACTAAAAAAGTAATGAAAAATAAAATTCTCATAGCTCCATTAAATTGGGGATTAGGCCATGCCACAAGATGTATTCCAATCATCAAAGCGCTTGAAGAAAATGGTTATGAACCAATTATTGCTTCTGACGGTGCTGCTCTTGCTTTATTAAAAAAAGAATTTCCAAAACTAATCAGCATTGAATTGCCTTCATACAATATTCAATATGCTGAAAAAGGAGAAAACTTTAAATGGAAAATGATTTTACAATTGCCAAAAATGGTTTTAGCAATTAAAAGAGAAAAATCAAGAATTAAAAGAATAGTCGAAAATTATAAAATAGCCGGAATTATTAGCGATAATAGATTGGGCGTTTATTCATCAAAAGTTCCTTCGGTTTTTATAACACATCAATTGAATGTGCTTTCTGGAAAAACTTCTTGGTTAACCACAAAACTACATTTAAAATATATTTCAAAATTTCAATCTTGTTGGGTTCCTGATGTTTCAGGAGTACAAAACTTATCAGGCGTACTTGGTCATCCTGAAAAAGTATTAGATAAAATCAAATATATTGGTCCGTTAAGTAGAATTGAAAAAAAATCTTTACCTATTAAATATGATATAATGGTTTTGTTGTCTGGACCAGAACCTCAACGAACTTTATTAGAAAAAAAACTTAGAAAAGAACTAGAAAAAAGTACCAAAGAAATTTTATTTGTAAAAGGAGTTGTTGAATCGCAACAAGAAATTGAAAAAACAAACTCAATTACCTATTACAACTTTATGAATTCAGAACAGTTAAACACTGCTTTCAACGAAAGTGAAGTAGTAGTTTGTCGTTCGGGTTACACAACTGTAATGGATTTAGCTAAATTGGAGAAAAAAGCCTTTTTTATTCCAACTCCAGGACAATACGAACAAGAATATTTAGCAAAGAAATTTAAATCTGAAATTATTGCACCTAGTTGTAAACAAGAAAAGTTTAAGGCTTCTAAACTAGAAAAAATCCACTTTTATAAAGGATTCAATGATTATTCGGTTGATACAAATTGGAACGAATTATTTGGTCTTTTCCAAAGTGAATGAAAATTCTGAACCAACGCCAATTTGACTTTCAACATAGATTTTTTCTTCGTGACCTTCAATAATATGTTTCACGATTGCTAAACCTAAGCCCGAGCCACCTTCGCTTCTAGCGCCACTTTTATCGACTCTAAAAAATCGTTCAAAAAGACGAGGAATGTTTTGTTTTTCAATACCTTCTCCGTTATCGGTAACACGTACAATCACTTTGTTGTTAACCAAATCTTCAATTCCAACTTCAGTTGTACCTCCTTTTTTTCCGTATTTAATTGAGTTTACAATTAAATTTGTAACAACTTGTTGTATTTTTTCTTGATCGGCCATTACCCAAATTGGTTTGGAATATTTCATGTCAAACGTTAGCGTAATATTCTTATTAGCCGCTTTCATTTCAAACAAATCGAATACATTTTGGATAACTTCTACAATATTGAATTTTGAAACATCTAAATTGATTTCACCAACTTCTAATTTGGTAATCATATCTAAATCCTTAACAATATAAATAAGGCGCTCCACTCCTTTTTCTGCACGTTCTAAATATTTTTTTCGAATATTTTTATCGTCCATCGCGCCATCTAAAAGCGTAAGTAAATAACCTTGAACGGTAAAAAGAGGCGTTTTTAATTCGTGCGAAACGTTTCCAAGAAATTCTCTACGATATTCTTCTCGGATTTTTAATGTTTCAATTTCTAATTTCTTATCTCTGGCGAATTTTTTTACTTCTTTAGTTAAAGTAGCCATATCGGTAGTTACTGGCTGATTTACATAAGTTGATGTTTCTAAAAGTGATACATCATCATAAATTTTCTTTACTCTTTTGTAAATAAAATGTTCAACTCTGAACTGAATAAGAAAAAAAGTAGCACAATTAAATATTAACGAAAAAGCTAATACCGCTAATATATTTAATGGCTGAACCAAATAATGGTATAAAAAAATAGTCGCTAGAAAGAACAACGTAATGTATACCGATGACTTTATAGCGAACTTATAAGATTTTTTAAATTTTAATTGCATTAAAATTCGATTTTGTAACCAACTCCTTTTATAGTTTTAAAGAAGCTATCTCCAATTTTTTCTCTTAGTTTTCTGATATGAACGTCGATGGTTCTTCCGCCAACAACAACTTCATTACCCCAAACTTTATCTAAAATTTCTTCTCTTGTGAAAACTTTTCCTGGTTTTGTAGCTAATAAATAGAATAATTCAAACTCTTTACGAGGTAAAACAATCTCTTCACCTTCTTTAATAATTTTATATTCTTCTCTATTAATTTCGATAGTTCCTAAAGTTAACGTCGTGCTCGAAGAAACTCCTTCAACTCCTTTTAATCTTCTTAACAAAGCTTGTACTTTACTAATAAGAACTTTTGGTTTTATTGGTTTAGCAATGTAGTCATCTGCACCTGCATCAAAACCTGCAACTTGAGAATAATCTTCAGAACGAGCCGTTAAAAAAGTAATAATTGTATCTTGAAGTTCTGGAATTTTTCTGATGTTTTCACATGCTTCCATTCCATCCATTTCGGGCATCATAACATCCATAATAATTAAATGTGGATGCTCTTTTTTTGCTTTTGCAATTGCCTCTTTTCCATTCTCGGCAGTAACAATTTGATAACCCTCTTGAGAAAGATTGTACCCTACAATTTCAAGGATATCTTGCTCATCATCAACCAATAAGATCTTAATGTCTTTTTTCTTCATTATAAAAAATGTTGTGTTTTGGTTTGTAAAGGTAAAGATAAAATAAAATGTTCAAAGTAGTTTACAATTATTTAATCTATTAACATTCACATAACACATTCGCAACTAATTCATAACAGGCAAGTAACTTTACTATAACACTACAGCAGTTCCTTTGCACCAAAATTAATAACACAACATGAAACTACGTTTTTTATTATTGTCATTTTTATTTGCAGCAACAATGTTTGCTCAAAACGGTACAGTAACAGGAGTTATCTTAGACAAGGAATTTAATAACGAACCTTTACCTTTTGCTAATATAGTAATTAAAGGAACAAAACAAGGAGCATCGACAGATGAAAATGGAAAATATTCTATCACACTTAAACCAGGAAGCTACACTTTAGTTATTGGTTATTTAGGATACGAAACTAAAGAAATTCCATTTACTTTAAAAGCAAACGAAAAAAAAGTAATCAATTACACTTTAGAAGCTAGTGGCGTTCAATTAGCTGATGTTGAAATTATTCAAGTAGTTTCTAAAGAAAAAGAAAGCGCTTTATTACAAGAACAACAAAAAGCTGTTGAAATTAAACAAAGTATTGGTGCTGAAGAAATTTCTAAAAAAGGAATTGGAGACGTTGCTGCAGCAGTTGCAAAAACATCTGGTATTTCTAAACAAGAAGGATCAAGTGATATTTATGTAAGAGGACTTGGAGATAGATACAATTCTACTACAATGAATGGATTACCATTACCATCTAACAATCCATCTACAAAAAATATTTCATTAGATATTTTCTCTACAGATATTCTTGAATATATTGGAATCGACAAAACATATAACTACAAAAACTACGGAGATTTTGCTGGAGCAAATGTAGATATCGTTTCTAAAACATATAAAGGAAGTGGAATGATTGAAGTAGGAAGTGGAATGAATGCTAATTCAAATGCTATTTCTCAAAATAAATTCTATTTACAAGACGGTCCAAATTTTCACGGATTTAGTAACGAACCAATACCTAACAATCCTTTAAGTGGATATAATTTCACAACAAGCTGGAATAAGCAAGCAGCAACACCTATTGGAAGTTCATTCTATTTAAGAGGTGGAGATTCTTATTCTGTTGGTTCAGGTGGAAAATTAAGCTTTTTCGTTAATGCTTCTTTTGACAATAATTATAGCTATAAAGAAGGTGCAAGAAGAGGAAGTGTTAATGCTCAAGGAGTTGCAGTAAAAGACTTATTTAGAACAGCATCTGAATACAGCACTAGTTCTAACGGAATGGCAAATATTAACTACAAGTTAAACAACAACCATAATTTCAAAATAAATTCAGTTTACATTAATTCTTCTTCTCAAAAACACGAAGAGTTTACAGGAATTATTGATGTTTTTGGTGCAGCTCAAAATGGTGGTGGTTTTATTCGTCGTTCTACTTTTGACAGAACTTCTTTACTTATCAATCAATTATTAGGAGAGCATAAATTTGGAGAAAGAGTAAATTTTGATTGGGGAGTTTCATACAATATGATGACAAATGTAATTCCAGATCGTATGCAAAACACAATCATTCCTTTCACATGGGATGATCCTAATTCAAGACTTGTAGCATCTGATATTAACCAATCTGACAACCACAGATATTATCAAGAAATGACGGATGATGAAGTAGCAGGAAACTTTACTTTATCGTACAAATTCGGAAAAAATGACGATAATTCATATAAAGGAAAAATAATTGCAGGTTATAGCGGAAGATATAAAGAAATCAACTTTGATGCTACGCAATTGAACTTATCAGTAAATAGAGCTTTATACAACACTCAACCAACTGTTGATTTGAATAATTTAGATGGCTATTTCAATCAAGCTAATTTAGATGCCAATTTCTTTTCTATTAGAACCTTTAGAGGTGATATTACAAATGCGAATGCATTAGTACCACAAAATTATAATGGGCAACAAATTATTTCAGCAGGATTTGGTGCAATCGAATATCAATTTACACCTAAATTATTTGTAATTGCAGGTTTCCGTTCTGAGTATATTATTCAAGATATTTTCTAT of Flavobacterium channae contains these proteins:
- the trmB gene encoding tRNA (guanosine(46)-N7)-methyltransferase TrmB, translated to MGSKNKLKRFKENETFVNVFQPTREEVVSDSLPLKGKWRTDFFKNDNPIVLELGCGKGEYSVGLAERFPEKNFIGIDIKGARFWRGAKTAVENGLNNVAFLRTQIELIEHCFEANEVDEIWITFPDPQIKYKRTKHRMTNSDFLNRYKKILKPNGLMHLKTDSEFMHGYTLGLLHGEGHEVIYANHNIYKNEGAPAEVTGIQTFYESQYLEVNKPITYIQFRIK
- a CDS encoding UDP-2,3-diacylglucosamine diphosphatase produces the protein MKKRKVEIVVISDVHLGTYGCHAKELLAYLSSVKPKILVLNGDIIDIWQFRKSYFPSKHLEVIKKIISMSTKGTKVYYLTGNHDEFLRKFTDLHMGNISLIDKLVLEFDHKKAWIFHGDVFDSSITQAKWLAKLGGWGYDILILINRFINWVLARLNKEPYSFSKKIKNNVKSAVKFITNFENVCVELAIENKYDYVICGHIHEPKIEFMENEKGEVFYLNSGDWIENLTALEYNKKKWKLYKHDRSLSTDDDNEYNFDDENKLAEQFITALKK
- a CDS encoding glycosyltransferase yields the protein MKNKILIAPLNWGLGHATRCIPIIKALEENGYEPIIASDGAALALLKKEFPKLISIELPSYNIQYAEKGENFKWKMILQLPKMVLAIKREKSRIKRIVENYKIAGIISDNRLGVYSSKVPSVFITHQLNVLSGKTSWLTTKLHLKYISKFQSCWVPDVSGVQNLSGVLGHPEKVLDKIKYIGPLSRIEKKSLPIKYDIMVLLSGPEPQRTLLEKKLRKELEKSTKEILFVKGVVESQQEIEKTNSITYYNFMNSEQLNTAFNESEVVVCRSGYTTVMDLAKLEKKAFFIPTPGQYEQEYLAKKFKSEIIAPSCKQEKFKASKLEKIHFYKGFNDYSVDTNWNELFGLFQSE
- a CDS encoding sensor histidine kinase, translating into MQLKFKKSYKFAIKSSVYITLFFLATIFLYHYLVQPLNILAVLAFSLIFNCATFFLIQFRVEHFIYKRVKKIYDDVSLLETSTYVNQPVTTDMATLTKEVKKFARDKKLEIETLKIREEYRREFLGNVSHELKTPLFTVQGYLLTLLDGAMDDKNIRKKYLERAEKGVERLIYIVKDLDMITKLEVGEINLDVSKFNIVEVIQNVFDLFEMKAANKNITLTFDMKYSKPIWVMADQEKIQQVVTNLIVNSIKYGKKGGTTEVGIEDLVNNKVIVRVTDNGEGIEKQNIPRLFERFFRVDKSGARSEGGSGLGLAIVKHIIEGHEEKIYVESQIGVGSEFSFTLEKTK
- a CDS encoding response regulator transcription factor; this encodes MKKKDIKILLVDDEQDILEIVGYNLSQEGYQIVTAENGKEAIAKAKKEHPHLIIMDVMMPEMDGMEACENIRKIPELQDTIITFLTARSEDYSQVAGFDAGADDYIAKPIKPKVLISKVQALLRRLKGVEGVSSSTTLTLGTIEINREEYKIIKEGEEIVLPRKEFELFYLLATKPGKVFTREEILDKVWGNEVVVGGRTIDVHIRKLREKIGDSFFKTIKGVGYKIEF
- a CDS encoding TonB-dependent receptor, producing the protein MKLRFLLLSFLFAATMFAQNGTVTGVILDKEFNNEPLPFANIVIKGTKQGASTDENGKYSITLKPGSYTLVIGYLGYETKEIPFTLKANEKKVINYTLEASGVQLADVEIIQVVSKEKESALLQEQQKAVEIKQSIGAEEISKKGIGDVAAAVAKTSGISKQEGSSDIYVRGLGDRYNSTTMNGLPLPSNNPSTKNISLDIFSTDILEYIGIDKTYNYKNYGDFAGANVDIVSKTYKGSGMIEVGSGMNANSNAISQNKFYLQDGPNFHGFSNEPIPNNPLSGYNFTTSWNKQAATPIGSSFYLRGGDSYSVGSGGKLSFFVNASFDNNYSYKEGARRGSVNAQGVAVKDLFRTASEYSTSSNGMANINYKLNNNHNFKINSVYINSSSQKHEEFTGIIDVFGAAQNGGGFIRRSTFDRTSLLINQLLGEHKFGERVNFDWGVSYNMMTNVIPDRMQNTIIPFTWDDPNSRLVASDINQSDNHRYYQEMTDDEVAGNFTLSYKFGKNDDNSYKGKIIAGYSGRYKEINFDATQLNLSVNRALYNTQPTVDLNNLDGYFNQANLDANFFSIRTFRGDITNANALVPQNYNGQQIISAGFGAIEYQFTPKLFVIAGFRSEYIIQDIFYNTSLKTGKNLSDTMEYLPSLTAKYEVNEKQNIKFAVSKTYTLPQFKERAPFLFEEVGQSYFGNPYLYNSTDYNFDLKWEMFPKNGEVLSFTGFGKLIQNPINQVTVASATNDISWVNSGDQAIGLGIEGEWRKNIFSRENISTGEKTNLGFGLNVSYLFTDQDLNTQKVIEENPGFSVAFTNKDSRLTGASDLLINSDISFNKEFKNDRSLTATLAGGYFSDRIYALGVTSKGDLVDSEVITLDFILKYKINKNIGFGLSAKNLTDPTIERRQDIQNVVVDSYKKGRNFSISMKYSF